A stretch of Sinorhizobium meliloti DNA encodes these proteins:
- a CDS encoding sugar ABC transporter ATP-binding protein → MIGLQEVSHRHDEQVRAAGGRPVPKGAPILELRSLQKNYGAVEALKPATMTFLSGEIHAIVGENGAGKSTLIKLLTGVIARSAGEIRWCGETVDLATPNEAIARGINAVHQEVVLCPHLSVAANMFLGDEMNRRGLMRKRAMTGAAQGVLDDLGFNLPANAELGSLTIGQQQLVATARAAMRGTQFLIFDEPTAYLTRQESAQLFRLIRRLQGEGVTIVYISHRLEEVFELADRVSVLRDGTHVGTRAISETNEAELITLMINRTIEQIYHKERFEQGEMIVETRGLSGPGFRDISLSVRAGEIVGLYGLIGAGRSEFALGLYGRNPVSAGEIFWQGRKVAIGNERKAMDLGIALAPESRRDQGLCLNLPIGVNINLPVFKRLTRGLTINRAQEASNAERQIRDLNIKTPSRRVLASAMSGGNQQKIVIGRWLSHGAKLFIFDEPTVGVDVGTKAEIYRLFARLLEKGAGIILISSYLPEVYELADRLHVFRQGRLVASHDYRAASHEEVLAQAINA, encoded by the coding sequence ATGATAGGGCTTCAAGAGGTCAGCCATCGCCATGACGAACAGGTGAGGGCGGCGGGCGGCCGTCCGGTTCCGAAGGGCGCACCCATCCTGGAACTCCGCAGCCTGCAGAAAAACTATGGCGCGGTCGAGGCTCTGAAGCCCGCGACGATGACCTTCCTATCCGGCGAAATCCACGCGATCGTCGGCGAGAACGGTGCCGGCAAATCGACGCTGATCAAGCTCCTGACCGGGGTCATTGCCCGCAGTGCCGGAGAAATCCGCTGGTGCGGCGAAACTGTCGACCTCGCCACGCCCAACGAAGCGATCGCCCGCGGCATCAATGCGGTTCACCAGGAGGTGGTGCTTTGCCCGCATCTGAGCGTTGCGGCGAACATGTTCCTGGGCGACGAGATGAACCGCCGCGGGCTGATGCGCAAGCGCGCGATGACCGGCGCGGCCCAGGGCGTGCTTGACGATCTCGGCTTCAATCTGCCCGCCAATGCCGAACTCGGCAGCCTGACGATCGGCCAGCAGCAGCTGGTCGCCACTGCTCGGGCGGCCATGCGCGGCACGCAGTTCCTCATCTTCGACGAGCCCACGGCCTATCTCACGCGACAGGAATCGGCACAGCTTTTCCGCCTGATCCGCCGGCTGCAGGGCGAGGGCGTCACGATCGTCTATATCAGCCACAGGCTGGAGGAGGTGTTCGAGCTCGCGGACCGCGTCTCGGTGCTTCGCGACGGCACGCATGTCGGCACGCGCGCGATTTCCGAGACGAACGAGGCCGAACTCATCACTTTGATGATCAACCGCACGATCGAACAGATCTACCACAAGGAACGTTTCGAACAGGGCGAGATGATCGTCGAGACGCGCGGGCTCTCCGGTCCAGGTTTCCGCGACATATCGCTCTCGGTCAGGGCGGGCGAGATCGTCGGGCTCTACGGTCTGATCGGCGCCGGCCGCAGCGAGTTCGCGCTCGGCCTTTACGGGCGCAATCCGGTGAGCGCCGGAGAGATCTTCTGGCAGGGCCGCAAGGTCGCGATAGGCAATGAGCGGAAGGCCATGGACCTCGGGATCGCGCTCGCGCCGGAGAGCCGCCGCGATCAGGGCCTGTGCCTCAACCTGCCGATCGGCGTCAATATCAACCTGCCTGTTTTCAAAAGGCTGACGCGCGGCTTGACGATCAACCGCGCGCAGGAGGCCTCCAATGCCGAACGTCAGATCAGGGATCTGAACATCAAGACGCCGTCGCGGCGGGTGCTTGCTTCCGCCATGTCCGGCGGCAACCAGCAGAAAATCGTTATCGGCAGATGGCTGAGCCACGGAGCGAAGCTCTTCATCTTCGACGAGCCGACCGTGGGCGTCGATGTCGGCACCAAGGCGGAAATCTACCGGCTGTTTGCGCGGCTTCTGGAGAAGGGGGCAGGGATCATCCTGATCTCCTCCTACCTGCCGGAGGTCTATGAACTGGCCGATCGCCTGCATGTGTTCCGGCAGGGGCGGCTTGTGGCAAGCCACGACTACCGGGCCGCAAGCCATGAGGAAGTGCTGGCGCAGGCGATCAATGCCTGA
- a CDS encoding ABC transporter substrate-binding protein, with amino-acid sequence MSIAKRILSRRAFNALAGAAFVAAMVPATSFAQDVTIPIIVKDTTSFYWQIVLAGARAAGKDLGVNVPELGAQSESDINGQITILENAVAGAPAAVVIAPTEFKALGKPVDEAAKSVPVIGIDSGADSKAFTSFLTTDNVQGGRIAADGLAAAIKEATGKEEGEIAIITSLPGVGSLDQRREGFLDQVKTKYPGLKVVADKYADGQATTGLNIMTDLITANPNLVGVFASNLIMAQGVGQAIAENKLGDKIKVIGFDSDEKTVGFLKEGVLAGLVVQDPYRMGYDGVKTALAVSKGEKVEANVDTGANLVTKANMSEPKIDALLNPKVN; translated from the coding sequence ATGAGCATAGCCAAGCGCATTCTTTCACGCCGTGCCTTCAACGCCCTGGCCGGCGCCGCTTTCGTCGCCGCAATGGTCCCCGCGACCTCTTTCGCGCAGGACGTCACGATTCCCATCATCGTCAAGGACACCACCTCCTTCTACTGGCAGATCGTGCTTGCGGGCGCGCGCGCCGCCGGCAAGGACCTCGGCGTCAACGTGCCGGAGCTCGGCGCCCAGTCGGAATCCGACATCAACGGCCAGATCACCATCCTGGAAAACGCCGTTGCGGGCGCGCCGGCCGCGGTCGTGATCGCGCCGACGGAGTTCAAGGCGCTCGGCAAGCCCGTCGACGAGGCCGCGAAATCGGTTCCGGTGATCGGCATCGATTCCGGGGCGGATTCGAAGGCCTTCACCTCCTTCCTGACCACGGACAACGTCCAGGGCGGACGCATAGCCGCCGACGGTCTTGCCGCCGCCATCAAGGAGGCGACCGGCAAGGAAGAGGGCGAGATCGCTATCATTACCAGCCTGCCGGGCGTCGGCTCGCTCGACCAGCGCCGCGAAGGCTTTCTCGATCAGGTCAAGACGAAATATCCGGGCCTGAAAGTGGTTGCCGACAAGTATGCCGACGGACAGGCGACGACCGGTCTCAACATCATGACCGATCTGATCACCGCCAACCCCAACCTCGTCGGCGTTTTCGCCTCGAACCTGATCATGGCGCAGGGCGTCGGCCAGGCGATCGCCGAGAACAAGCTCGGCGACAAGATCAAGGTGATCGGCTTCGACAGCGACGAGAAGACCGTGGGCTTCCTCAAGGAAGGCGTGCTGGCGGGCCTCGTCGTCCAGGATCCCTACCGCATGGGCTATGACGGCGTGAAGACGGCTCTCGCGGTCTCCAAGGGCGAGAAGGTCGAAGCCAATGTCGATACCGGCGCGAATCTGGTCACCAAGGCCAATATGAGCGAGCCGAAGATCGACGCGCTTCTGAATCCGAAGGTCAACTGA
- a CDS encoding aldo/keto reductase, whose product MQTRRIGRTALAVTEYSFGTAGLGGLYRECTREAAMATLDAAWEAGIRYFDTAPFYGLGLAERRVGDFLRDKPRDSFVLSTKVGRLLHPVPENQVPDYSYVKPLNFDVTYDYGYDAIMRSVEMSYARLGLNRIDILYVHDIGGYTHGAAKNAVYLRQLLDSGLKALDELKSSGVISAYGLGVNEVPVCLDVMRQADIDCILLAGRYTLLDRSAVAELLPLCAKKDTSLVVGGVFNSGILATGPVEGAHFDYMPATGEVRAKVAAMERIAGERGMPLAAPALQFPLANPHVASVLLGTAKPSSLTRNMELTRYGIAPEDYAAFEPHTLVAPELGPEAVRA is encoded by the coding sequence ATGCAGACGAGAAGGATAGGCCGGACCGCGCTCGCGGTGACCGAATACAGTTTCGGCACGGCGGGACTGGGCGGTCTCTATCGCGAATGTACCCGCGAAGCGGCGATGGCGACGCTCGACGCCGCCTGGGAAGCGGGTATCCGCTATTTCGATACGGCGCCGTTCTATGGGCTGGGCCTTGCCGAGCGGCGGGTCGGCGACTTCCTGCGCGACAAGCCGCGCGACAGCTTCGTGCTGTCGACGAAGGTCGGCCGCCTGCTTCATCCGGTGCCTGAGAACCAGGTCCCTGACTATTCCTACGTCAAGCCGCTGAACTTCGACGTCACCTATGACTACGGCTACGACGCGATCATGCGTTCGGTCGAGATGAGTTATGCCCGTCTCGGTCTCAACCGCATCGACATTCTTTATGTCCACGACATCGGCGGCTACACGCATGGCGCGGCGAAAAACGCCGTCTACCTGCGGCAGCTTCTGGATTCCGGCCTGAAAGCACTCGATGAGCTGAAATCGAGCGGCGTCATTTCAGCCTACGGCCTCGGCGTCAACGAGGTGCCGGTCTGCCTGGATGTCATGCGCCAGGCCGACATCGACTGCATCCTGCTTGCCGGTCGCTATACGCTCCTCGACCGCTCCGCGGTTGCCGAGCTCCTGCCGCTCTGCGCGAAGAAGGACACCTCGCTGGTCGTCGGCGGCGTGTTCAATTCCGGCATTCTCGCGACCGGACCGGTCGAGGGAGCGCATTTCGATTACATGCCCGCGACCGGCGAGGTGCGCGCCAAAGTCGCGGCGATGGAGCGTATCGCCGGAGAGCGCGGCATGCCGCTGGCCGCCCCGGCCCTGCAGTTCCCGCTGGCCAATCCTCACGTCGCCTCGGTGCTGCTCGGAACCGCCAAACCGTCGAGCCTGACGCGCAACATGGAGCTGACCCGCTACGGGATCGCGCCGGAAGATTACGCGGCCTTCGAACCCCATACGCTTGTCGCGCCCGAGCTGGGGCCGGAGGCGGTAAGGGCCTGA
- a CDS encoding UxaA family hydrolase yields MLETVREELDLPAPSSILLSPDDNVVVATAAIAPGDRLAGGVSAVARIEPGHKAAIRRIDVGEPVVKYGQAIGRATSPIAPGEHVHSHNLAFDQGRLAVGAAVPPEAASEADKARTFLGYRRADGRAATRNYIGIVASVNCSTTVCRAIADEANRRILPKYEGIDGFVPIVHDQGCGMSSTGDGMKNLHRTLAGYARHANFGGVLMVGLGCEVNQLTLYGQSGAGAEKRHFNIQEAGGSRRSVERALGILDEIAKEVAAARRVPIPVSEIIVGLQCGGSDGLSGITANPALGAAVDILAAAGGTAILSETSEIYGAEHLLRSRAVNETVAVKLDGLIAWWEDYVAMHGASLDNNPSPGNKRGGLTTILEKSLGAVAKGGRSPLTAVYNYAERVTEPGLVFMDTPGYDPVSATGQVAGGANVIAFTTGRGSCFGCRPAPSIKLTSNTALYRAMEEDMDIDCGVIASGETTIADLGRGIFELIIETASGRKTKSELFGYGDNEFVPWHLGATL; encoded by the coding sequence ATGTTGGAAACCGTTCGGGAGGAGCTTGATTTGCCCGCACCGTCTTCGATCCTTCTTTCGCCGGACGATAACGTCGTCGTCGCCACCGCGGCGATTGCGCCGGGCGACCGGCTGGCCGGCGGAGTGTCGGCGGTCGCGCGCATAGAGCCGGGCCACAAGGCCGCGATCCGCAGGATCGACGTCGGTGAGCCGGTGGTCAAATACGGCCAGGCGATCGGCCGCGCCACATCCCCCATCGCGCCCGGCGAGCACGTTCATTCTCATAATCTTGCCTTCGATCAGGGCCGGCTCGCCGTTGGCGCCGCCGTTCCGCCGGAGGCTGCGAGCGAGGCGGACAAGGCGCGCACATTCCTCGGCTATCGCCGGGCGGACGGTAGGGCCGCAACGCGCAACTATATCGGCATCGTCGCCAGCGTGAACTGTTCCACCACGGTCTGTCGCGCGATCGCCGACGAGGCGAACAGGCGCATTCTGCCAAAATATGAAGGCATCGACGGTTTCGTGCCGATCGTCCACGACCAGGGATGCGGCATGTCGTCCACCGGCGACGGCATGAAGAACCTGCACCGGACGCTCGCCGGCTATGCGCGCCACGCGAATTTCGGCGGCGTGCTGATGGTCGGGCTCGGCTGCGAGGTCAATCAGCTGACGCTCTACGGCCAGAGCGGGGCCGGGGCCGAGAAGCGGCATTTCAACATCCAGGAGGCCGGCGGTTCGCGCCGCTCGGTCGAGCGCGCCCTCGGCATTCTCGACGAAATCGCCAAGGAAGTCGCGGCCGCCCGGCGCGTGCCGATCCCGGTCAGCGAGATCATCGTCGGCCTGCAATGCGGCGGTTCGGACGGGCTTTCCGGCATCACCGCCAATCCGGCGCTCGGCGCGGCGGTCGACATACTCGCCGCCGCCGGCGGCACGGCGATCCTTTCCGAGACCTCCGAGATCTACGGAGCCGAGCATCTGCTGCGCAGCCGAGCGGTCAACGAGACGGTCGCGGTCAAGCTCGACGGCCTGATAGCCTGGTGGGAGGACTATGTGGCGATGCATGGCGCCTCGCTCGACAATAATCCTTCGCCGGGTAACAAGCGCGGCGGCCTGACGACGATTCTCGAGAAGTCGCTTGGCGCCGTCGCCAAGGGCGGCCGCTCGCCGTTGACGGCTGTCTACAATTACGCCGAGCGCGTGACCGAGCCCGGCCTGGTCTTCATGGACACGCCCGGCTACGATCCGGTCTCGGCAACCGGCCAGGTCGCCGGCGGAGCCAACGTCATCGCGTTCACGACCGGCCGCGGCAGCTGTTTCGGCTGTCGGCCGGCGCCGTCGATCAAGCTCACCAGCAACACGGCGCTCTATCGGGCCATGGAAGAGGACATGGACATCGACTGCGGCGTCATTGCCTCGGGTGAAACCACCATCGCCGATCTTGGCCGGGGGATTTTCGAGCTCATCATAGAGACCGCATCGGGCCGCAAGACCAAGAGCGAGCTTTTCGGCTACGGCGACAACGAATTCGTGCCCTGGCATCTGGGGGCGACGCTCTAG
- a CDS encoding GntR family transcriptional regulator — translation MAKQNTVFKDAFNRCLELFAETTTLPSEPELGQALGVSRTTVRAILARCEELSLIAWDKRSKTVLRRPEPSDYFPTAETDSLAERIERSFMRRILAGGAEPGMQINELELAREIGAGTTSVREFLIRFSRFGLIEKRPNSHWVLKGFTREFALELTEVREMFELRSAARFVSLPDQDPAWEELKKIEAVHREILADIDNRYSEFSELDERLHLLVHKSSSNRFIIDFYDVIAIVFHYHYQWNKANARERNARALEEHLDYIVALQSRDPMLAEQACRRHLKSARETLLQSIS, via the coding sequence ATGGCGAAGCAAAACACCGTCTTCAAGGATGCCTTCAACCGCTGCCTCGAGCTGTTCGCGGAGACCACCACGCTTCCGTCCGAGCCGGAGCTCGGGCAGGCACTCGGTGTCAGCCGCACGACCGTGCGCGCCATCCTTGCGCGCTGCGAGGAACTGAGCCTCATCGCCTGGGACAAGCGCAGCAAGACGGTGCTGAGAAGGCCTGAGCCCTCGGACTACTTCCCGACCGCGGAGACCGATTCGCTCGCCGAAAGGATCGAGCGGAGCTTCATGCGCCGGATTCTGGCAGGCGGCGCCGAGCCCGGCATGCAGATCAACGAGCTCGAGCTTGCCCGCGAAATCGGTGCCGGGACGACCAGCGTGCGCGAATTCCTGATCCGCTTCAGCCGTTTCGGGCTGATCGAAAAACGACCGAACAGCCACTGGGTTCTCAAGGGGTTCACGCGCGAATTCGCACTCGAACTGACGGAAGTAAGGGAGATGTTCGAGCTGCGCTCAGCCGCCCGCTTCGTCTCCCTTCCCGACCAGGACCCGGCCTGGGAGGAGCTGAAGAAGATCGAGGCGGTGCATCGGGAGATCCTCGCCGACATCGACAATCGCTACAGCGAATTTTCCGAACTCGACGAGCGCCTCCACCTGCTGGTGCACAAATCGTCGAGCAACCGCTTCATCATCGACTTCTACGATGTCATCGCCATCGTCTTCCACTATCACTACCAGTGGAACAAGGCGAATGCGCGGGAGCGCAACGCCCGGGCGCTGGAGGAGCATCTCGACTACATCGTCGCGCTGCAATCGCGCGATCCCATGCTCGCCGAACAGGCCTGCCGGCGACACCTGAAATCGGCGCGGGAGACGCTGCTCCAGTCGATTTCGTAG
- the hpaI gene encoding 4-hydroxy-2-oxoheptanedioate aldolase has product MPAPKNTFKAAIRENRFQLGLWVALASPYAAEVVAGSGYDWLLIDGEHAPNDLPMLAAQYRAVAGGGSHPIVRLPVGDAVMIKQILDAGVQTLLIPMVDNVEQARQLVRAVRYPPHGVRGVGAALGRATNFSRIGDYLENANDEICLLLQIESRAGLEAIDAIAALDGVDGLFVGPADLAADMGHLGNPGHPEVRTAIIEAFARIERAGKARGIMTLDPAQARDYRDLGADFMAIGTDVTLLVSATERLRREFLGESGPTRIESGY; this is encoded by the coding sequence ATGCCCGCCCCCAAAAACACCTTCAAAGCGGCGATCCGCGAAAACCGCTTTCAGCTCGGTCTCTGGGTGGCGCTCGCCAGTCCCTATGCGGCGGAAGTGGTGGCCGGCAGCGGCTATGACTGGCTGCTGATCGATGGCGAGCATGCGCCGAACGACCTTCCCATGCTGGCGGCGCAGTATCGCGCCGTCGCCGGCGGAGGCAGTCATCCGATCGTCCGCCTGCCGGTCGGCGACGCGGTCATGATCAAGCAGATCCTGGATGCCGGCGTGCAAACGCTGCTGATCCCGATGGTCGACAATGTCGAGCAGGCGCGCCAGCTCGTGCGCGCCGTGCGCTACCCGCCGCATGGCGTTCGCGGTGTCGGTGCCGCGCTCGGCCGGGCAACGAACTTCAGCCGCATCGGCGACTATCTCGAAAACGCCAACGACGAGATCTGTCTGCTGCTGCAGATCGAGAGCCGGGCAGGGCTCGAGGCGATCGACGCCATCGCTGCGCTGGACGGCGTCGATGGCCTGTTCGTCGGTCCGGCGGATCTTGCCGCGGACATGGGACATCTCGGAAATCCGGGCCATCCGGAGGTGCGGACAGCGATAATCGAGGCCTTCGCGCGGATCGAGCGCGCCGGCAAGGCGCGCGGCATCATGACCCTCGATCCCGCCCAGGCGCGCGACTATCGTGACCTCGGGGCCGATTTCATGGCGATCGGCACCGACGTGACATTGCTCGTCAGCGCAACGGAGCGGCTGCGCCGGGAATTTCTTGGAGAGAGCGGACCGACACGGATAGAATCCGGCTATTGA
- the gabD gene encoding NADP-dependent succinate-semialdehyde dehydrogenase produces MNLKDPSLFRQAALVGETWIEADPKNAIEVNNPATGEIIGRVPKLGAADTRTAIEAAARVQKEWAARTAKERSAVLRRWFELMIENKDDLGRILTMEQGKPLAEATGEIVYGASFIEWFAEEARRVYGDLVPGHQKDKRILVMKQPIGVVAAITPWNFPNAMITRKAGPALAAGCAMVLKPAAQTPFSAIAIAVLAERAGMPKGLFSVITGSAREIGAEMTSNPTVRKLTFTGSTEVGAELYRQSAATIKKLGLELGGNAPFIVFDDADLDAAVEGALIAKFRNNGQTCVCANRIYVQDGVYEAFSDKLAQAVAKLKTGNGMEDGVILGPLIDQPALKKVEEHVADALAKGARVVQGGRRHSLGGTFYEATVLADVTQAMAVAREETFGPVAPLFRFKDESDVIAQANDTEFGLASYFYAKDLARVFRVAEALEYGMVGVNTGLISTAEAPFGGVKLSGLGREGSKYGIEEFMEIKYVCLGGIA; encoded by the coding sequence ATGAATCTGAAAGACCCGTCGCTGTTTCGCCAGGCTGCTCTCGTGGGCGAGACCTGGATCGAAGCCGACCCGAAGAATGCGATCGAGGTGAACAATCCAGCGACCGGCGAAATCATCGGCCGCGTCCCGAAGCTCGGCGCCGCCGATACCCGGACCGCGATCGAGGCCGCGGCGCGGGTGCAGAAGGAATGGGCGGCGAGGACCGCCAAGGAGCGCTCGGCGGTGCTGCGCCGCTGGTTCGAGCTGATGATCGAAAACAAGGACGATCTCGGCCGGATTCTGACGATGGAGCAGGGCAAGCCGCTAGCGGAGGCGACAGGCGAGATCGTCTACGGAGCGAGCTTCATCGAATGGTTCGCGGAAGAGGCGCGGCGTGTCTATGGCGATCTCGTCCCCGGGCATCAGAAGGACAAGCGCATTCTGGTGATGAAGCAGCCGATCGGCGTCGTCGCCGCGATCACGCCGTGGAACTTCCCGAACGCGATGATCACCCGCAAGGCCGGGCCGGCCCTTGCCGCCGGCTGCGCCATGGTCTTGAAGCCGGCAGCGCAGACGCCGTTTTCGGCGATCGCCATCGCCGTGCTCGCCGAGCGCGCGGGCATGCCGAAAGGTCTCTTCAGCGTCATTACCGGCTCCGCGCGCGAGATCGGCGCCGAGATGACTTCGAACCCGACCGTCCGCAAGCTTACCTTTACCGGCTCGACCGAGGTCGGCGCAGAGCTCTACCGCCAGAGCGCGGCAACGATCAAGAAGCTTGGCCTGGAACTCGGCGGCAACGCCCCGTTCATCGTCTTCGATGATGCCGATCTCGATGCGGCGGTCGAAGGCGCGCTGATCGCCAAGTTCCGCAACAATGGCCAGACCTGCGTCTGCGCCAACCGCATCTATGTGCAGGACGGCGTCTACGAGGCCTTCTCCGACAAGCTCGCCCAGGCCGTCGCCAAGCTCAAGACCGGCAACGGCATGGAGGACGGCGTCATCCTCGGACCGCTGATCGACCAGCCGGCGCTGAAAAAGGTCGAGGAGCATGTGGCGGATGCGCTTGCGAAGGGCGCGCGCGTGGTGCAGGGCGGCCGTCGCCATTCACTCGGCGGCACCTTCTACGAGGCGACGGTGCTGGCCGACGTGACCCAGGCGATGGCGGTCGCGCGGGAAGAGACCTTCGGACCGGTAGCGCCGCTCTTCCGCTTCAAGGACGAGTCGGATGTGATCGCACAGGCGAACGACACCGAATTCGGCCTCGCCTCCTATTTCTACGCCAAGGACCTCGCCCGCGTCTTCCGCGTGGCGGAAGCGCTGGAATACGGCATGGTCGGTGTCAATACAGGCCTGATCTCCACGGCCGAAGCACCCTTTGGTGGCGTCAAGCTCTCGGGCCTTGGCCGCGAGGGCTCGAAATACGGCATCGAGGAATTCATGGAGATCAAATATGTCTGCCTCGGCGGCATTGCCTGA
- a CDS encoding nitroreductase family protein, whose translation MTEINHRRADHPIHSIFLERWSPRAFTGEEIGEKDLLALFEAARWAPSASNLQPWRFVYARHGTEHFARLLSTLDEGNQRWAKNASALVIILSKTHRVTSTGELRPAYTHAFDTGASWFALALQTQLAGWHAHAMAGVDREKAMQVLGVPEHYRVEAAVAIGRIADPSTLPGDLREREKPSQRKPVSELVFEGRFTGE comes from the coding sequence GTGACAGAAATCAACCATAGAAGAGCCGATCACCCCATCCACTCGATCTTTCTGGAGCGCTGGTCGCCGCGCGCGTTTACCGGCGAGGAGATCGGGGAAAAGGATCTGCTCGCCCTTTTCGAAGCGGCGCGCTGGGCGCCTTCGGCCAGCAATCTTCAGCCCTGGCGCTTCGTCTACGCCCGCCACGGCACCGAGCATTTCGCTCGCCTGCTGTCGACGCTCGACGAGGGCAACCAGCGCTGGGCGAAAAACGCCTCTGCCCTGGTCATCATCCTTTCGAAGACCCACAGGGTCACATCGACCGGCGAACTGAGGCCGGCCTATACGCACGCCTTCGACACGGGAGCGTCCTGGTTCGCGCTGGCGCTGCAGACGCAGCTCGCCGGATGGCATGCCCATGCGATGGCGGGGGTCGACAGGGAGAAGGCCATGCAGGTGCTCGGCGTTCCGGAGCACTACCGGGTCGAGGCAGCCGTCGCGATCGGCAGGATTGCGGATCCTTCCACCCTGCCGGGCGATCTGCGGGAACGCGAAAAACCAAGCCAGCGCAAGCCCGTCAGCGAACTCGTCTTCGAAGGACGTTTCACGGGCGAATGA